From the genome of Impatiens glandulifera chromosome 9, dImpGla2.1, whole genome shotgun sequence, one region includes:
- the LOC124915918 gene encoding 2-oxoglutarate-dependent dioxygenase DAO-like → MAEKYIIPLIDMKDLAIPEWSEKLMAACEEWGCFRIKNHGISPELMAEMKVVSGELMDLPVEIKLRNSNPVSGKGYTPTHQASPVFEGLGCYDMASDGALDAFFDQLYASPYQREVITKYSKAIHAISMQLGKELVSGLGLVENDLFNGWPCQLRINKYNYSSEYVGFTGAILHTDPGFLTVLQDDELIGGLEAVHKETGEYIPVHPMEGTLVVNLGDLAQIWSNGRLWSVKHRVQCYQGNVRLSMACFVLGPKLGALEAPSQLVDSDHPRLFKAMNFEDYRMLRITTRSPTGAIELLRVES, encoded by the exons ATGGCGGAAAAATACATAATCCCATTGATCGACATGAAAGATTTAGCAATACCAGAATGGTCGGAGAAGTTAATGGCAGCTTGCGAGGAATGGGGGTGTTTTAGGATTAAAAATCATGGGATATCACCGGAATTGATGGCGGAGATGAAGGTGGTTTCCGGTGAATTGATGGACCTACCGGTGGAGATAAAGCTTAGAAACTCGAATCCGGTGAGTGGAAAAGGTTACACTCCTACCCATCAGGCTAGTCCTGTGTTTGAAGGATTGGGTTGTTATGATATGGCCTCAGATGGTGCTCTTGATGCCTTCTTTGATCAACTCTATGCATCTCCATACCAaag GGAGGTTATTACTAAGTATTCAAAGGCCATACATGCCATCTCCATGCAGCTGGGGAAAGAGTTGGTTAGTGGATTAGGATTAGTTGAAAATGATCTTTTCAATGGGTGGCCATGCCAATTGAGGATAAACAAATACAACTACTCGTCGGAATATGTGGGGTTTACGGGCGCTATCCTCCACACAGACCCGGGCTTCCTAACTGTTCTACAAGATGATGAATTGATTGGCGGGCTAGAGGCAGTGCACAAGGAAACCGGTGAATATATCCCGGTTCATCCCATGGAAGGAACCCTAGTAGTCAACCTGGGTGATCTTGCACAA ATTTGGAGCAATGGAAGATTATGGAGTGTAAAGCATAGAGTGCAATGTTACCAAGGAAATGTTCGATTATCGATGGCTTGCTTTGTGTTAGGGCCAAAGCTTGGAGCTTTAGAGGCACCGTCTCAACTGGTGGATTCGGATCATCCACGTCTCTTTAAAGCCATGAATTTTGAAGATTATAGAATGCTTCGTATAACCACCAGGTCCCCCACTGGTGCCATTGAACTACTTCGTGTTGAAtcttaa
- the LOC124914204 gene encoding ubiquitin carboxyl-terminal hydrolase 25: MALQMAWQPNLLHQKRKTGPPLGLKNLGNSCYLNSVLQCLTYTPPLANFCLKNQHSSSCDSASGSEKKRDCPFCILERRIARSLSVDLTLDAPSKLNSCLRSFAEHFRLGRQEDAHEFLRYVIDACHNSCLRIKKLQQQRRKIVSDEEIGAASTVFKEIFGGALQSQVKCLSCGSESNKVDEIMDISLDVLHSSSVKESLQKFFQAEVLDGNNKYNCENCKKLVAARKQMKLLQAPNVLVIQLKRFEGIFGGKIDKAIDFEEILLLSSYMCNGSQDPYPEYRLFATVVHSGFSPDSGHYYAYVKDPMGRWYCCNDSYVTVSTLPEVLSEKVYMLFFTRTKQRPAATNGDAHCSNGIKHQVCSGSETSKGHNVASNKTVPKKQSVVSHSSENESPNISMANRATDKLENGNSRDNFGKTMSNGKVTFQINKVHSNGNNGTAKASISQEKAVKIAPLQNGNGVKKIKVVEENGGSLPLPNGNSSTKEPPKQAEATVHVGNGFQNGVRSPSPMSGSKRKTQDSDSHVLLAKDDQPQTELEALKEGLVKHASGALQFCGWTNEVYNFMRSRKKLCLEECGGVAPKQNELKTILIQEGKRKFISQIPESLKENLIQRLIKSFDHRDGRTN; the protein is encoded by the exons ATGGCCTTGCAAATGGCTTGGCAACCGAACCTCTTACATCAGAAACGCAAGACTGGACCTCCTTTAGGGTTAAAGAACCTCGGCAACTCTTGTTATCTCAATAGCGTTCTCCAGTGTCTCACCTACACTCCTCCACTTGCCAATTTCTGTCTCAAGAACCAGCATTCCTCCTCCT GTGATTCGGCGTCAGGGTCAGAAAAGAAGCGGGATTGTCCATTTTGTATACTAGAGCGAAGAATTGCCCGTTCGTTAAGTGTGGATCTAACCCTAGACGCGCCTTCTAAGTTAAATAGCTGTCTTCGAAGTTTTGCTGAGCATTTCCGTCTTGGTcggcaagaggatgctcacgagTTTCTACGGTATGTGATTGATGCTTGCCATAATTCCTGCCTACGCATCAAGAAGTTGCAGCAGCAACGTCGCAAGATTGTTTCGGATGAGGAGATTGGTGCTGCTAGTACAGTGTTTAAGGAAATTTTTGGGGGTGCTCTGCAGAGTCAGGTGAAGTGTTTATCTTGTGGTTCGGAATCCAATAAGGTCGATGAGATCATGGACATAAGTCTTGATGTTCTTCACAGTAGTTCTGTGAAAGAATCTTTGCAGAAGTTTTTCCAAGCTGAGGTTTTGGATGGGAACAATAAATACAACTGTGAGAA TTGCAAGAAACTGGTAGCGGCAAGGAAGCAAATGAAGCTACTTCAGGCACCCAATGTCCTCGTAATCCAACTCAAG CGTTTTGAGGGCATATTCGGGGGAAAGATTGACAAGGCcattgattttgaggagattcTACTACTTTCAAGCTATATGTGCAATGGAAGCCAG GATCCTTATCCAGAGTATAGACTTTTTGCTACAGTTGTACATTCAGGTTTCTCCCCTGATTCTGGACATTATTATGCATATGTCAAG GATCCAATGGGCCGTTGGTATTGCTGCAATGATTCTTATGTTACAGTATCAACCTTGCCTGAGGTTTTGTCAGAGAAGGTTTATATGCTTTTCTTTACTCGGACTAAACAGAGGCCAGCAGCTACTAATGGTGACGCACATTGTTCAAATGGAATTAAACATCAAGTGTGCAGTGGAAGTGAAACATCGAAAGGCCACAATGTGGCTTCTAACAAAACAGTTCCCAAGAAACAATCTGTTGTTAGTCATTCTTCTGAGAATGAAAGCCCTAACATATCTATGGCTAATAGGGCTACCGATAAGCTGGAAAACGGCAACTCCAGAGACAATTTTGGCAAAACCATGTCCAATGGAAAGGTTACCttccaaattaataaagttCATTCTAACGGAAATAACGGGACTGCAAAAGCTTCGATTTCTCAAGAGAAAGCTGTTAAGATTGCACCATTGCAAAATGGGAAtggagttaaaaaaattaaagtagttGAGGAAAATGGTGGATCACTTCCATTACCAAATGGCAATAGTAGTACCAAAGAACCCCCAAAACAGGCAGAAGCAACTGTTCATGTTGGGAATGGTTTTCAGAATGGTGTTAGAAGTCCCTCACCTATGTCTGGCTCTAAGAGAAAAACACAAGATTCAGATTCACATGTTTTGTTAGCCAAAGATGATCAACCTCAGACGGAACTTGAAGCATTGAAAGAGGG CCTGGTGAAACATGCTTCGGGGGCTCTGCAATTTTGTGGTTGGACAAATGAAGTCTACAATTTCATGCGGTCCAGAAAGAAGCTATGTTTAGAAGAATGTGGGGGAGTGGCACCAAAGCAAAATGAGTTGaa AACGATTCTGATTCAAGAAGGGAAAAGGAAATTTATCTCACAGATTCCGGAATCATTGAAAGAGAATCTTATTCAGCGTCTGATAAAATCATTTGACCATAGGGATGGACGAACAAACTGA
- the LOC124914440 gene encoding probable sugar phosphate/phosphate translocator At3g14410 isoform X2 gives MLHMVFSSVLCFIVTKVFKIIKIEEGMTQEIFATSVIPIGAMFAMTLWLGNTAYLYISVSFAQMLKAVMPVAVFILGVAAGLEVMSCRMLLIMSVISFGVLVASYGEMSINWIGVVYQMGGVVGEALRLIFMEIFVKKKGLKLNPISVMYYVSPCSAVCLFIPWIFLEKPKMDARDTWSFHPLILLLNSLCTFALNLSVFLVISHTSALTIRVAGVVKDWVVVLLSALLFADAKLTIINLFGYAIAIAGVAAYNNHKLKKETSRDTLNDSRDDIQSIPLVSPSTALRK, from the exons ATGCTTCATATGGTCTTTTCCTCTGTTCTATGTTTCATAGTCACCAAAGTATTCAAG attattaaaattgagGAAGGGATGACTCAAGAAAT ATTTGCTACGTCTGTCATCCCAATTGGTGCAATGTTTGCGATGACACTTTGGCTAGGCAACACTGCTTATCTTTATATATCGGTTTCATTTGCTCAGATGTTGAAAGCAGTTA TGCCAGTTGCTGTTTTCATTCTTGGAGTTGCAGCTGGACTTGAAGTGATGAGCTGCAGAATGCTTTTGATTATGTCTGTGATAAGCTTCGGTGTGCTAGTAGCTTCCTATGGGGAGATGAGCATTAACTGGATTGGTGTAGTTTATCAAATGGGAGGTGTTGTTGGTGAAGCATTGCGGCTAATATTCATGGAGATTTTTGTTAAGAAGAAGGGTCTTAAACTAAATCCCATTTCTGTTATGTACTATGTTAGCCCCTGCAG TGCTGTTTGCTTGTTCATTCCGTGGATTTTTCTTGAGAAGCCCAAGATGGATGCTCGAGATACTTGGAGTTTTCATCCGCTAATTTTGTTGCTCAACTCTCTTTGCACTTTTGCACTGAATCTATCGGTGTTTCTTGTCATCTCCCATACGAGTGCATTGACAATTCGTGTTGCTGGTGTAGTGAAGGATTGGGTGGTTGTGCTTCTCTCAGCACTCCTTTTCGCAGATGCCAAATTGACAATTATAAACCTGTTTGGTTATGCAATTG CCATTGCAGGTGTTGCAGCATACAACAACCATAAGTTGAAAAAGGAAACTTCACGAGATACATTAAATGATTCTCGTGATGATATTCAATCTATACCTTTAGTTTCGCCTTCAACAGCTTTACGGAAGTAA
- the LOC124913994 gene encoding chlorophyll a-b binding protein 8, chloroplastic, with protein MATQALVSSSSLTSSAEAARQILGAARPTLSSSKKVSFIVRATSTPPVKQGANRQLWFASKQSLTYLDGSLPGDFGFDPLGLSDPEGTGGFIEPKWLAYGEIINGRFAMLGAAGAIAPEVFGKLGLIPAETALPWFQTGVIPPAGTYNYWADNYTLFVLEMALMGFAEHRRFQDWYTPGSMSKQYFLGFEKYLGGSGEPAYPGGPIFNPLGFGKDEKSLKDLKLKEVKNGRLAMLAILGYFVQGLVTGVGPFQNLLDHLADPVNNNVLTSLKFH; from the exons ATGGCTACTCAGGCTTTGGTCTCTTCATCCTCCCTCACCTCCTCAGCTGAGGCTGCCCGACAGATTCTTGGAGCTGCCCGACCCACCCTTTCCTCTTCCAAGAAAGTCTCTTTCATCGTCCGGGCAACATCAACTCCCCCGGTCAAG CAAGGAGCAAACAGACAACTATGGTTTGCTTCAAAACAATCTCTAACATACTTGGACGGCAG CTTACCAGGTGATTTTGGATTCGACCCACTTGGTCTATCAGACCCAGAAGGAACAGGAGGATTCATCGAGCCAAAATGGTTAGCCTATGGAGAAATCATCAACGGACGTTTCGCCATGTTGGGAGCCGCCGGAGCAATAGCACCGGAAGTATTCGGGAAACTAGGACTGATTCCGGCGGAAACTGCCCTGCCATGGTTCCAAACCGGTGTGATCCCACCGGCCGGAACTTACAACTATTGGGCAGATAATTATACTCTGTTTGTGTTGGAAATGGCTCTTATGGGATTTGCAGAACACAGAAGGTTTCAAGATTGGTATACCCCTGGATCGATGAGTAAGCAATACTTTTTAGGGTTTGAGAAATACTTGGGTGGGTCAGGTGAACCGGCGTATCCGGGTGGGCCTATTTTTAACCCGCTTGGATTTGGGAAAGATGAGAAATCTTTGAAGGATTTGAAGTTAAAGGAGGTGAAGAATGGGAGATTGGCTATGTTGGctattttgggttattttgtgCAGGGATTGGTTACTGGAGTTGGACCTTTCCAGAACCTTCTAGATCATTTGGCTGATCCGGTCAACAACAATGTATTGACCAGTCTCAAGTTTCACTAG
- the LOC124915917 gene encoding vacuolar iron transporter homolog 2-like — translation MATPKHDVGVQEAHDHIDYSQRSQWLRAAVLGANDGLITVASLMMGVGAVKEDVKAMFLIGFAGLIAGACSMAIGEFVSVYSQLDIEVSQMKRDKLSMREMSEVVTMEKDEKLPNPVQAALASALAFSLGAIVPLLAAAFIGSYKVRLVVVSAAVSLALVIFGIVGAVLGGSSPANSCVRGLFGGWMAMGITFGLTKLIGSKGLAM, via the coding sequence ATGGCTACTCCTAAACATGATGTTGGTGTTCAAGAAGCACATGATCATATTGACTATTCTCAAAGATCCCAATGGCTCAGAGCAGCCGTTTTGGGAGCGAATGATGGTTTGATCACTGTCGCATCGTTGATGATGGGTGTCGGGGCAGTAAAAGAAGATGTCAAAGCCATGTTCCTCATTGGTTTCGCAGGGTTGATTGCGGGGGCATGTAGCATGGCAATCGGAGAATTTGTCTCTGTTTACTCTCAATTGGACATTGAGGTTTCCCAAATGAAAAGAGACAAATTATCGATGAGAGAAATGAGCGAAGTTGTGACTATGGAGAAAGATGAGAAGTTGCCTAATCCGGTGCAAGCAGCCCTAGCATCGGCCCTTGCATTCTCTCTAGGGGCAATTGTTCCACTCCTAGCGGCTGCTTTTATTGGGAGCTATAAAGTGCGGTTGGTGGTGGTGTCTGCGGCTGTGAGCTTAGCCCTAGTGATCTTTGGTATTGTTGGGGCGGTGTTAGGGGGATCTTCACCGGCGAATTCATGTGTTAGAGGTCTATTTGGTGGTTGGATGGCAATGGGGATTACTTTTGGGCTAACTAAGTTGATTGGCTCCAAAGGACTAGCAATGTGA
- the LOC124914440 gene encoding probable sugar phosphate/phosphate translocator At3g14410 isoform X1 has product MADRTRRFLREEFVTYAYILLYIALSSGQIFFNKWVLSSKEINFPYPLALTMLHMVFSSVLCFIVTKVFKIIKIEEGMTQEIFATSVIPIGAMFAMTLWLGNTAYLYISVSFAQMLKAVMPVAVFILGVAAGLEVMSCRMLLIMSVISFGVLVASYGEMSINWIGVVYQMGGVVGEALRLIFMEIFVKKKGLKLNPISVMYYVSPCSAVCLFIPWIFLEKPKMDARDTWSFHPLILLLNSLCTFALNLSVFLVISHTSALTIRVAGVVKDWVVVLLSALLFADAKLTIINLFGYAIAIAGVAAYNNHKLKKETSRDTLNDSRDDIQSIPLVSPSTALRK; this is encoded by the exons ATGGCGGATCGGACCAGAAGATTTCTGAGAGAAGAGTTCGTAACCTATGCCTACATTCTTCTTTACATTGCCCTCTCAAGCGGTCAGATCTTCTTTAACAAG TGGGTTTTGTCGTCAAAGGAAATCAACTTCCCTTATCCTCTTGCGTTGACGATGCTTCATATGGTCTTTTCCTCTGTTCTATGTTTCATAGTCACCAAAGTATTCAAG attattaaaattgagGAAGGGATGACTCAAGAAAT ATTTGCTACGTCTGTCATCCCAATTGGTGCAATGTTTGCGATGACACTTTGGCTAGGCAACACTGCTTATCTTTATATATCGGTTTCATTTGCTCAGATGTTGAAAGCAGTTA TGCCAGTTGCTGTTTTCATTCTTGGAGTTGCAGCTGGACTTGAAGTGATGAGCTGCAGAATGCTTTTGATTATGTCTGTGATAAGCTTCGGTGTGCTAGTAGCTTCCTATGGGGAGATGAGCATTAACTGGATTGGTGTAGTTTATCAAATGGGAGGTGTTGTTGGTGAAGCATTGCGGCTAATATTCATGGAGATTTTTGTTAAGAAGAAGGGTCTTAAACTAAATCCCATTTCTGTTATGTACTATGTTAGCCCCTGCAG TGCTGTTTGCTTGTTCATTCCGTGGATTTTTCTTGAGAAGCCCAAGATGGATGCTCGAGATACTTGGAGTTTTCATCCGCTAATTTTGTTGCTCAACTCTCTTTGCACTTTTGCACTGAATCTATCGGTGTTTCTTGTCATCTCCCATACGAGTGCATTGACAATTCGTGTTGCTGGTGTAGTGAAGGATTGGGTGGTTGTGCTTCTCTCAGCACTCCTTTTCGCAGATGCCAAATTGACAATTATAAACCTGTTTGGTTATGCAATTG CCATTGCAGGTGTTGCAGCATACAACAACCATAAGTTGAAAAAGGAAACTTCACGAGATACATTAAATGATTCTCGTGATGATATTCAATCTATACCTTTAGTTTCGCCTTCAACAGCTTTACGGAAGTAA